Proteins from one Oncorhynchus masou masou isolate Uvic2021 chromosome 12, UVic_Omas_1.1, whole genome shotgun sequence genomic window:
- the LOC135550637 gene encoding chromatin complexes subunit BAP18-like isoform X1: MTSASTKVGEIFSAAGAAFTKLGELTMQLHPVADSSPAGAKWTETEVEMLRSAVRRFGDDLNSISSVIKERTVAQIKTTVKRKLYEDSRVPLSSDSPKKITKKTTVIMAAALAPVAPTVIAVPTSQVVVTTGLQSPSMPTAIKKQKTADVTLSALNDSDVNSDLVDIEGLGDSSNTKKLNFDQAHLVFPESLNLDSSLIMNSSDLPLLSR, from the exons ATGACTTCAGCCTCTACTAAG GTGGGAGAAATCTTCTCTGCAGCAGGAGCAGCCTTCACCAAACTGGGTGAGCTTACCATGCAGCTGCATCCAGTAGCTGACTCTAGCCCTGCAGG AGCCAAATGGACAGAGACGGAGGTCGAGATGCTGCGGTCAGCTGTGCGGCGCTTCGGTGATGATCTGAACAGTATCAGCTCTGTGATTAAGGAGCGCACTGT AGCCCAGATAAAGACAACAGTGAAGAGGAAACTGTATGAGGACAGCAGGGTGCCCCTCTCCTCCGACTCCCCCAAAAAGATCACCAAGAAGACCACAGTCATCATGGCAGCCGCACTAGCACCCGTGGCCCCCACTGTCATCGCAGTGCCCACCTCACAGGTTGTCGTGACTACAGGGCTGCAGAGCCCGTCTATGCCCACTGCCATCAAGAAACAGAAAACGGCAG atgtGACGCTCAGTGCTCTGAATGACTCTGATGTGAACAGTGACTTGGTGGACATTGAGGGACTGGGAGATAGTTCCAACACCAAGAAGCTCAACTTTGATCAAG CTCATCTTGTTTTCCCAGAAAGCCTCAACCTGGACTCCAGCCTAATCATGAACTCCAGTGACCTGCCCCTCCTGTCTCgctga
- the LOC135550637 gene encoding chromatin complexes subunit BAP18-like isoform X2 yields MTSASTKVGEIFSAAGAAFTKLGELTMQLHPVADSSPAGAKWTETEVEMLRSAVRRFGDDLNSISSVIKERTVAQIKTTVKRKLYEDSRVPLSSDSPKKITKKTTVIMAAALAPVAPTVIAVPTSQVVVTTGLQSPSMPTAIKKQKTADVTLSALNDSDVNSDLVDIEGLGDSSNTKKLNFDQESLNLDSSLIMNSSDLPLLSR; encoded by the exons ATGACTTCAGCCTCTACTAAG GTGGGAGAAATCTTCTCTGCAGCAGGAGCAGCCTTCACCAAACTGGGTGAGCTTACCATGCAGCTGCATCCAGTAGCTGACTCTAGCCCTGCAGG AGCCAAATGGACAGAGACGGAGGTCGAGATGCTGCGGTCAGCTGTGCGGCGCTTCGGTGATGATCTGAACAGTATCAGCTCTGTGATTAAGGAGCGCACTGT AGCCCAGATAAAGACAACAGTGAAGAGGAAACTGTATGAGGACAGCAGGGTGCCCCTCTCCTCCGACTCCCCCAAAAAGATCACCAAGAAGACCACAGTCATCATGGCAGCCGCACTAGCACCCGTGGCCCCCACTGTCATCGCAGTGCCCACCTCACAGGTTGTCGTGACTACAGGGCTGCAGAGCCCGTCTATGCCCACTGCCATCAAGAAACAGAAAACGGCAG atgtGACGCTCAGTGCTCTGAATGACTCTGATGTGAACAGTGACTTGGTGGACATTGAGGGACTGGGAGATAGTTCCAACACCAAGAAGCTCAACTTTGATCAAG AAAGCCTCAACCTGGACTCCAGCCTAATCATGAACTCCAGTGACCTGCCCCTCCTGTCTCgctga